Proteins co-encoded in one Astyanax mexicanus isolate ESR-SI-001 chromosome 1, AstMex3_surface, whole genome shotgun sequence genomic window:
- the mtfr1 gene encoding mitochondrial fission regulator 1: MSKNHARIEMDLAFGSAKPYGSSRSIVRRIATTLPLAPCPRVHFQLSSFSIGAGPGILNTSRGQGGLVASLADVGWIDQEENYVSGSNGWEAGSGLAFRHQQRPTLRRQRSLPSMHRAQPAPQSQTVVNDEAIQKINALENELAKLRSQIAQIVQAQELSAHAGAPAPGGPPAPSAPPPPPPPPPPPPPPPPPPPCPGMQRSVSAIDLIKERRSKKSDQTVVDPGPKQPEMPNMLDVLKDMGKVKLRSVKNLPEEGQSKPKPSEPVDPAALIAEALKRKFAHRYRNDSECESNFSLPARESKPHSDAPVFGQHMLKSTGKKKLV; the protein is encoded by the exons ATGAGCAAGAATCATGCTAGGATAGAAATGGACCTG GCTTTTGGATCAGCTAAGCCTTATGGATCCTCTAGAAGTATTGTTAGAAGAATAGCTACAACCCTCCCTCTGGCACCCTGCCCTCGTGTCCACTTTCAG cTTAGTTCGTTTTCTATTGGAGCTGGGCCAGGTATTCTTAACACTTCCCGGGGACAAGGTGGGCTTGTAGCATCACTAGCTGATGTAGGTTGGATCGACCAAGAGGAAAATTATGTGTCTGGCAGTAATGG GTGGGAGGCGGGCTCAGGGCTGGCGTTTCGCCATCAGCAGCGGCCAACCCTCCGGCGCCAGCGCTCCTTACCCAGCATGCATCGAGCACAACCTGCCCCACAGAGCCAGACAGTGGTCAATGACGAGGCCATTCAGAAGATTAATGCTCTGGAAAATGAGCTTGCAAAACTCCGATCCCAGATCGCTCAGATTGTGCAGGCACAGGAGCTAAGTGCACACGCTGGGG CCCCAGCTCCAGGTGGTCCTCCAGCACCCTcagcacctcctcctccaccccctccgcCACCACCTCCTCCCCCTCCGCCACCACCTCCTCCCTGCCCCGGCATGCAGAGGAGCGTTTCTGCAATCGACTTGATTAAGGAAAGGCGTAGTAAGAAGTCTGATCAGACAGTTGTTGACCCGGGACCCAAGCAGCCAGAGATGCCCAACATGCTGGATGTGCTGAAAGACATGGGGAAAGTGAAGCTTCGTTCCGTTAAGAA TCTCCCTGAAGAAGGCCAGTCTAAACCCAAGCCCAGTGAACCTGTAGACCCTGCTGCTCTCATCGCTGAGGCATTGAAGCGCAAGTTTGCACACCGTTACCGTAACGACAGCGAGTGCGAGAGCAATTTCAGCCTCCCTGCTCGAGAGTCAAAACCCCACTCAGATGCTCCTGTG TTTGGACAGCACATGTTAAAATCAACTGGAAAGAAAAAACTCGTCTAG